The DNA sequence ttcaactcccacctccgacagagcttttcccatgttccgggggaggcgggggacattgagtccgagtggaccatgttccgtgcctctattgttgaagcggccaatctgagttgtggccgtaaggtggttggtgccagtcgtggcggcaaccctcgtactcgctggtggacaccagcagtaagggatgccatcaagctgaagaaggagtcctatcgagcctttatggcctgtgggaccccagaggcagctgacgggtatcgactggccaagcggaacgcagctttggtggtcgccgaggcaaaaacccgagcatgggaagagttcggtgaggccatggaagccgacttccggacggcttcgaggaaattctggtccaccatccgacgtctcaggagggggaagcagtgcaccactaacactgtgtacagtggggatggggcgctgctgacttcgactcgggacgttgtgaaccgatgggcagagtacttcgaagacctcctcaactccaccaacacgtctgccttggaggaagcagagcccggggactctgaggtgggctctcctatctctgtggttgaagtcaccgatgtggttaaaaaactCCTCGggggcaaggccccaggggtggatgagatccgaccggagttcctcaaggttctggatgttgtggggctgtcctggttgacacgcctctgcaacatcgcgtggtcaacggggagagtgcctctggattggcagaccggggtggtagtccctctttttaaaaagggggaccggagggtgtgttccaactacagagggatcacactcctcagcctccctggtaggtatattcaggggtgctggagaggagggtccgtcaggaagtcgagcctcagattgaggaggagcagtgtggttttcgtcccggccgtggaacagtggaccagctctacacccttagcagggttctcaaGGGTATGTGgaaattcgcccaaccagtctacatgtgttttgtggacttggagaaggcgtttgaccgtgtccctcggggagtcctgtggggggtgcttcgtgggtatggagtaccgaaccccctgatacgggctgttcggtcactataccaccgatgtcaaagtttggttcgcattgccggcagtaagtcggaatcgtttccagtgagggtaggactccgccaaggctaccctttgcagccgaagcgttgagggggtccgttttgggggcctcagtattgcatccctgctttttgcagatgatgtggtgctcttggctccttcaaacggggctctccaactctcactggagcgtttcgcagccgagtgtgaagcggttgggatgaaaatcagcacctccaaatctgaaaccatggtcctcagtcggaaaagggtggagtgccccctccgggtcgggggcgagatcttgccccaagtggaggagtctaagtatcttggggtcttgttcacgagtgagggcaggagggaacgagagatcgacaggcggatcggtgcagcgtctgctgtgatgcggatgttgtatcggtctgtcgtggtgaagatggagctgagccaaagggcgaagctctcaatttaccggtcgatctacgttccaaccctcatctatggtcacgagctatgggtcgtgaccgaaagaacctgatcccggatacaagcggccgaaatgagttttctccgcagggtgtccgggctctcccttagagataaggtgagaagcttggtcatccgggaggggctccgagtcgagccacttctcctcctcatcgagaggagccagatgaggtggcttgggcatctgattcgggatgcctcctgaacgcctccctggtgaggtgttccgggcatgtcccaccgggaggagaccccgaggaagtcccaggacacgctggagagactatgtcacccagctggcctgggaacgcctcgggatcccccggggagagctggaagaagtagctagggagagggaagtctgggcttccctgctaaagctgttgcccccgcgacccggccccggttAAGCttacccggataagcggtagaagatggatggatggatggaagtttttCACTGTCGCAAATTTGATcttagatgtaaacacacacacacacacacacaaacatgtgcactctttatttttattccaatagtgcataagtatgagcatacacttatttgacacttcgtatagtcagtgtagaaagaaataaaggaaagaaattgcgaaatttacgatcagcaatcactttcacttacatcaatttcttgaatagtgtcttttatttagcttcctccgtctttcattttgatcactttaaccctctcttccagcatcaatGCTCTTTTTGTCTTAGCTTCTTGACATACTAagttccgttttgtagccattttagcaatacaacgttcttgctgcatctgaaacaaacaataacaaaaacttcctggactactgaccatgtgtaaaccagtgtggtggttgctgttgccttttccgaacgaagcagtagaggtagctgttggattagtctttgttgcagtgaatctcgtcgcaatgcaagagcagagaaaaagatttcatataacgcaacagggttttttttcgttgtatgaatggcaagaaagtgggaatggtgttaatgcatgaatattttttcgcACTAGGGGGTAAttgtaggttttgttgtagaggagtttcactgtatatgtgAAATATCCCTGAAATAATATAGTTAGATCGAGTGCCTTCCATGATTACCTGTATGCATGAACTTCTGCAGGCCGATGCAACCAGCCTTGTTCGGGAACAGCAATCCAGGTCCCGGGCAACGGGAAAGGCAAGATATATTGGACTCAAGTTGGTCCAATGAGTGTCATGTAATTATCGTATAAGAAAACACATCATGTCGTAAAACTACTTAGAGGTGAGTGGTGAGTCATGTTTAAGTGGCATCTAACACAGAGAGACTTTATCAGCATGCTAAACAATGTTAATATCACGACTTTTCCAAGCAGCTCACTCGCTGCCAACCTCCATTGTTCAGCTGTTCCAAATGCCATGCAGTGGAGGAGGGGTGAAGGTGGGAGCTTAAAGTGGGCTTCAAGTAGGAGCATGAGTTGTTTCCAAACAAAACTAACTCTGACCAAAGCTTCAGAACCACAAATAATATGTACGTAACGCTAACACGTATGGATACTTATGTTACACTGGCCCTACCCATCAATACTGAGTAAGCAAAGAAAGTTTTCCTTCCCACAACCCAAACTGTTGACTGACTAGAAACATTTGTAAGTGCAAGGGGCTAAGTGGCTCCCCGGTATGTGGATGTGCTTGCTTTCCAACGCAATTCGATTATAAtcgactcagaaaaaaaaaatcctccctgGCAATTACTTTTCAGTGACTAATTCGTGAGGAAGGATTTTAATAAAACACcaccaaaaattgaaaaaaaatttgataaAATAGTCAGAGACTTTATGCGGTATCACATGATGTCAACATAATAGGAGGGAAGTAAATTGGTTACAGAAATAAGAATTTATACAGTAGGTTATCCTgcctcctctcacattccaaaaacacacgaTACAGTGAAACCTATCATGGTCGATTGATTCCAGACATAACATCActttcacgaaaaaaaaagaagactctcTCGCATGCGTAATTGTCCATAACCAAGGCAACGCATGCTTACTTAATGCTGTTTATTTGCTCcctgttgaagtttactgtaaaactgacaaTTAAAACAGAATTCAATATTCTACATcgaaacaccaaaatgttgaaCGAGCCATACTATCATTTCATCTTTCGCTTAATGGTGACATAATAACGCAAAACACCTTAGACAGgctaacagaaattagcatAGGTGTTTAGATGTTTCGGTTTTATTAAACCGAACCATCTTAATGCCATCATAACATACAGAAAGTCACAGTTGGGCTAACGGAAATTAGCAAAGATTTACGGTAATTATAACCCGTCAAAGACTGCTACATTAACACACGCAGAGTAGGAACACAGGCATGTTATTTTCTCTGCACTTTTGGGAACAGATTCCTGCATCTCAGTAGgagaccttctctgcctcttctcctTCTGCTTAACTATGCTGCACCTttccactgtgaggcggacgtgctaaccagttgcctGATCCATCTTAACCCCCAATTACAATTTTTGCTATGCATGGATTTTCTATTGATGTTTACAATTTATAAAAAGTAAGTACAATCTTGAACAGGAATAAAATGGGGGTTTTCCCCAATAGAACTGTGATGAGGCCTGTCTGTTTATCGTCCTAAGAGCCAGGCAAACAGTCCGATAACTTTATATACTGTAGTgaagaaatggaaaaacaaacaggtcCATCGTGCATTCTCTAGTAAGTGACATTCTGGTTATATATAGTCATATGGTCACCAACAATCACTGGCGGTAtcaagatttgtttttgttttgtttttttgcctagTATTGTTATCTATTGTAACATGCCAGCTTTTCCACATTCTGTTTAAAATGGTTGTTAAATGCTATGGTAAACACAAGAGTCACTAGTCTAGTCTCTGTACATGGTGCATGGAGAACAGTGGTGGGCTGTAATCACTCACTGGCTCCATGAAGCTTTGTGTTGGAGCAGAAACAGAAAGGTATTAGTCTTTATGAATCTATAAATAAACTTCAAgctaaaaaaaggggggatctGTAATGAGATGACAGCCTCAACTTCAGCGACAATTTCACGTGACAGAAGTGCAGCCAGCACAGAATTGAAAATTAATTTCTGGTGAGCTACAAAATAGAAAAAGGTTCTGGATgcgtgtgggaaaaaaaacatggttctCTCACTTCTTCCATGCCTTTCCGAATATTATACAAATTTCTTTTTGGTGACATGAACTACAAATACTGATACCGTACAAGCATAGGGCCGATTATGCAAACATGAAAATatccaacatactgtacattcattctTCTCTCCGTAAATTATATGCCAATAGAATCAGTGTGACATTTCCGTGGAAAGAGCTTTACATAAGCTAGCAATTTGAACTGTCTTACATGTCTTATGACAGATTGTTTCACATTACAAGCGTTTTTATGTTTAATGGCAGCTATGGGCTCTAAATGGTGCACTACGGTGCTCCGTAGTTCAATAAATTCACTGTCAACACC is a window from the Hippocampus zosterae strain Florida chromosome 3, ASM2543408v3, whole genome shotgun sequence genome containing:
- the LOC127597715 gene encoding uncharacterized protein LOC127597715; the protein is MFRASIVEAANLSCGRKVVGASRGGNPRTRWWTPAVRDAIKLKKESYRAFMACGTPEAADGYRLAKRNAALVVAEAKTRAWEEFGEAMEADFRTASRKFWSTIRRLRRGKQCTTNTVYSGDGALLTSTRDVVNRWAEYFEDLLNSTNTSALEEAEPGDSEVGSPISVVEVTDVVKKLLGGKAPGVDEIRPEFLKVLDVVGLSWLTRLCNIAWSTGRVPLDWQTGVVVPLFKKGDRRVCSNYRGITLLSLPGRYIQGCWRGGSVRKSSLRLRRSSVVFVPAVEQWTSSTPLAGFSRVCGNSPNQSTCVLWTWRRRLTVSLGESCGGCFVGMEYRTP